In Carya illinoinensis cultivar Pawnee chromosome 9, C.illinoinensisPawnee_v1, whole genome shotgun sequence, the following are encoded in one genomic region:
- the LOC122275760 gene encoding serine/threonine protein phosphatase 2A 57 kDa regulatory subunit B' beta isoform-like yields MFKKIIKAGHRKPSKSDANDPYAYGYGPPGGRNSGSVSTPNVVVNHASRAGPATLGPNSGGPTAIPPMAPPSGTIDPLPLFRDVPVSERQSLFIRKLQICCFQFDFSDTLKSVREKEIKRQSLLELVDFIQSGSGKITETCQEEMIKMVSVNIFRCLPPASHENTGQETTDPEEEEPYLEPSWPHLQLVYELLLRYVVSSDTDTKVAKRYIDHWFVLKLLDLFDSEDPREREYLKTILHRIYGKFMVHRPFIRKAINNIFYRFIYETERHSGIGELLEILGSIINGFALPMKEEHKLFLVRALIPLHKPKPIALYHQQLSYCITQFVEKDYKLADTVIRGLLKYWPVTNCQKEVLFLGELEEVLEATQSAEFQRCMVPLFRQIARCLNSFHFQVAERALFFWNNEHIVSLIAQNRGVILPIIFEALEKNIQSHWNQAVHGLTVNVRKMFLEMDAELFEECQRQYVENEGRAREVEEQRELTWKKLADFAAQSTGEDMVTV; encoded by the exons ATGTTCAAGAAAATCATAAAAGCCGGCCACCGCAAGCCCTCTAAGTCAGACGCGAACGACCCCTACGCATACGGGTACGGCCCGCCCGGGGGCCGCAACTCCGGGTCGGTTTCTACCCCAAATGTGGTCGTCAACCACGCGTCCCGGGCTGGCCCGGCGACATTGGGCCCCAATTCGGGCGGTCCCACCGCGATTCCGCCTATGGCCCCGCCCTCGGGCACCATTGATCCCCTCCCGTTGTTCCGCGACGTACCTGTCTCGGAACGCCAGAGCTTGTTTATCCGAAAACTACAGATTTGTTGCTTCCAGTTCGATTTCTCGGATACCTTGAAATCGGTCCGAGAGAAAGAAATCAAGCGGCAAAGCCTCTTAGAGTTGGTCGATTTCATACAATCCGGTTCGGGGAAAATCACCGAGACGTGTCAGGAGGAGATGATAAAAATGGTATCGGTTAACATTTTCCGGTGTCTGCCCCCGGCATCCCATGAGAATACCGGCCAGGAAACTACCGATCCCGAAGAGGAGGAACCGTATTTGGAGCCGTCGTGGCCGCATTTGCAACTAGTATATGAGCTGCTGTTGAGATACGTGGTGTCGTCTGATACCGATACGAAGGTAGCCAAACGGTACATTGATCATTGGTTCGTGCTAAAACTCCTGGATTTGTTTGACTCGGAGGATCCTCGGGAGAGGGAGTATTTGAAGACAATTCTGCACCGTATCTATGGGAAGTTCATGGTGCATCGCCCGTTTATTCGTAAGGCgatcaataatatattttatcggTTCATTTATGAAACGGAGAGGCACAGTGGTATCGGGGAGCTTTTGGAGATTCTGGGAAGTATAATTAACGGTTTTGCCCTGCCGATGAAAGAGGAGCATAAGTTGTTTCTGGTTCGTGCTCTTATACCGCTGCATAAGCCTAAGCCCATCGCATTGTACCATCAGCAGCTCTCGTATTGCATTACGCAATTCGTGGAGAAAGATTACAAGCTGGCTGATACTGTTATAAGGGGTTTGTTGAAGTACTGGCCCGTAACCAACTGCCAGAAGGAAGTTCTCTTCCTTGGAGAACTTGAGGAAGTGCTGGAAGCTACACAATCTGCCGAATTTCAGCGCTGCATGGTTCCTCTTTTCAGACAGATTGCCCGCTGCCTCAATAGCTTTCATTTTCAG GTTGCAGAACGAGCCCTCTTTTTTTGGAATAATGAGCATATAGTGAGCTTAATTGCCCAGAATCGGGGTGTTATACTTCCAATTATCTTTGAGGCATTGGAGAAGAATATTCAGAGTCACTGGAACCAGGCAGTTCATGGGCTGACCGTCAATGTTCGGAAAATGTTCTTAGAAATGGATGCTGAATTGTTTGAAGAGTGCCAGAGGCAGTATGTAGAGAATGAGGGCAGGGCCAGAGAGGTGGAAGAACAACGGGAGCTGACGTGGAAAAAACTTGCAGACTTTGCAGCACAGAGCACGGGAGAGGATATGGTTACAGTGTAG